Part of the Candidatus Moraniibacteriota bacterium genome is shown below.
AAACGCTCTTTTTTCGAAAGAAAAACATCTGTCGTTTATTCATAGTACGTGCCGCTTTTTTCACTGTCAACTCTTCGCTTTTCATACCAAATTCACATGGACGTTTCACTCGAAAACCGACATACCATAACCCCCACTTCGAAAGATTTCGGGAATCGTGTTGATACTTTTTTGGCTCAATCAAAAGATTTTAAGGATATTATTGGAAGAGAACTCAGTCGAACACATATCGCTCGCGGCATACGAGATGGCGGAGCATTCCTCGGGTCTTCGCCCGCAAAGCCCCATACCAAAATCTCGAAAGATGCGCTACTCATCATACTCCCCGACAAATTCACGCAAGCAGAAGAAACGCTCACCCCCGAACCAGACCTCCCAATCATTGTCATCAAAGAAACGCCGAATTTCATCATTATCAATAAGCCCGCCGGTATACAAGTTCACCCATCAAGCGCTCAGGAATCCGGCACGGTTGTGCACTGGAGTATAGCGCACTACCCGGAAATAGCGACGATTGGCGATCCTGCCCGCCCCGGCATTGTTCACCGACTTGACCGCGACACCAGCGGACTCCTCATCATCGCCCGCACCAAGAAGTCCTTCACTGCGCTCAAAAAACGTTTCAAGGAACGCGCGGTGCACAAGCAATATCTCGCGATTGTATACGGCATTCCGAAAGCAAAAGAAGGCGTCATAGCCACGCCA
Proteins encoded:
- a CDS encoding RluA family pseudouridine synthase, with amino-acid sequence MDVSLENRHTITPTSKDFGNRVDTFLAQSKDFKDIIGRELSRTHIARGIRDGGAFLGSSPAKPHTKISKDALLIILPDKFTQAEETLTPEPDLPIIVIKETPNFIIINKPAGIQVHPSSAQESGTVVHWSIAHYPEIATIGDPARPGIVHRLDRDTSGLLIIARTKKSFTALKKRFKERAVHKQYLAIVYGIPKAKEGVIATPIARSTRGDRQSAAIPGRRVKGIVRPAETAYRLIKTFNNTALIEVEPKTGRTHQIRVHLASIGHPVLGDTLYASRASRAVIPSPKRQLLHAANLSFELFGQEYSFTAPLPSDFSDWQELFTKQQ